One genomic window of Manduca sexta isolate Smith_Timp_Sample1 chromosome 4, JHU_Msex_v1.0, whole genome shotgun sequence includes the following:
- the LOC115447952 gene encoding origin recognition complex subunit 5, whose product MEDIQATVPCRDSQLKELFELLGDGDEPLPCSIFISGNMATGKSLCVNSVLQYLGFKHIEIDCVECYAPKIMYECIICELFEEDENIKCETMVDLFNSLKRIENTREPIVIVFDRAERLRTMDHSIISSFLRLREFCNLNICTIFITHLIYENFYFRMGVREPIKLYFPNYSKEELFKIIFLKQKSFTYHLLCNYEVEDEIKAELDKPELFANFLNAFLSVFYRPCRDLIELQHMARNNFVKYCEPIIRNEIQAQDLTKLWRHISPILKSSLELLYLRISDSKPQNPSPGKENAEHAGSFNFENILKEELTSTKTFAQSFELPYYAKYLLIAAYLASYNPPKEDKRLFMKNHGKQRKRMQQVKAKAKINEKLNTQLGPKVFTLDRLLAIFYAILEDKIGLTSNLLAQIATLVELKLIAGGKEIDLDAAKYKCIVGYDFIAAVAQTVGFNVRKYLYDFI is encoded by the coding sequence atggaagATATACAGGCTACAGTGCCCTGTAGAGACAGCCAGTTGAAAGAACTATTTGAACTGCTTGGAGATGGTGATGAACCGCTCccatgttctatttttataagcGGTAATATGGCTACCGGAAAAAGTTTGTGTGTGAACTCGGTTCTTCAATATTTGGGTTTTAAACACATCGAGATTGACTGTGTGGAATGTTATGCGCCCAAAATAATGTATGAGTGTATAATTTGTGAACTTTTTGAGGAAGACGAGAATATAAAATGCGAAACAATGGTGGACCTATTCAATTCTCTAAAGCGTATTGAAAATACTCGCGAGCCCATTGTTATCGTGTTCGATAGAGCAGAGAGGCTTCGCACAATGGACCACAGCATAATATCGTCGTTTTTGAGGCTGCGGGAATTCTGTAACCTAAACATTTGCACCATATTTATCACTCATTTGATATACGAGAACTTCTACTTCAGAATGGGCGTACGCGAACCTATAAAACTATACTTCCCTAATTATAGTAAAGAGGAATTGTTCAAAATCATATTccttaaacaaaaatcttttacttatcatttattatgtaattatgaaGTTGAAGATGAAATTAAGGCAGAGCTTGATAAGCCAGAATTGTTTGCCAACTTCCTAAACGCTTTTCTGAGTGTATTCTATAGACCGTGTCGTGATTTAATCGAACTTCAACATATGGCGCGCAACAACTTCGTAAAATATTGTGAACCCATTATAAGAAATGAAATACAAGCTCAAGATTTAACAAAACTCTGGCGGCACATATCACCAATCTTGAAATCTAGCTTAGAACTGTTATACCTCCGTATCAGTGACTCAAAACCGCAAAACCCATCACCAGGCAAGGAAAACGCTGAGCATGCAGGCAGTTTCAACTTTGAAAACATTCTCAAAGAAGAGTTGACATCGACAAAAACATTTGCACAGAGTTTTGAGCTGCCTTATTATGCTAAATATTTGCTAATAGCTGCTTACTTAGCAAGCTACAACCCCCCTAAAGAAGACAAAAGGTTATTCATGAAAAATCATGGAAAGCAGCGGAAAAGAATGCAGCAAGTGAAGGCAAAAGCAAAAATCAATGAGAAATTAAACACACAGCTCGGGCCAAAAGTATTCACATTGGACAGATTATTGGCAATATTCTATGCAATATTAGAAGACAAGATTGGCCTCACAAGTAATTTGCTCGCACAAATAGCAACTCTAGTTGAGCTGAAACTGATTGCTGGAGGAAAGGAAATAGATTTAGATGctgcaaaatataaatgtattgttgGCTATGATTTCATTGCAGCTGTAGCACAAACTGTTGGATTTAATgtcagaaaatatttgtatgatttcatttga
- the LOC115447953 gene encoding coactosin-like protein isoform X2: MSEGLEYETIVQNGPRKVTMTTGLDRDTIRAAYEDVRSDASPTEWAVFKFEGARIVCSARGSDFTEFRTQFSDDERAFGYLRLQMGDEMSKRKKFMFMTWVGPNVSVINRAKMSTDKAIIKDIISNFAVELQLENQSEIDIDQFKDALNRAGGANYGTGIRDL; this comes from the exons GTAACCATGACGACTGGATTGGACCGGGACACCATACGCGCTGCCTACGAGGACGTGCGGTCCGACGCCTCGCCGACAGAATG GGCGGTGTTCAAATTCGAAGGCGCTCGCATCGTGTGCTCGGCACGCGGCTCGGACTTCACTGAGTTCCGCACACAGTTCTCGGACGACGAACGCGCTTTCGGATATCTAAG GTTGCAAATGGGCGACGAAATGTCGAAGCGCAAGAAGTTCATGTTTATGACGTGGGTGGGACCCAATGTGTCCGTCATCAATCGCGCTAAGATGTCCACCGATAAAGCTATCATCAAGGATATCATCTCG AACTTTGCGGTGGAGCTTCAGCTGGAGAATCAATCTGAAATAGACATCGATCAATTCAAAGACGCCCTAAACAGGGCGGGCGGCGCTAACTACGGCACCGGAATTAGGGATTTATGA